Proteins encoded together in one Impatiens glandulifera chromosome 1, dImpGla2.1, whole genome shotgun sequence window:
- the LOC124921484 gene encoding SUMO-conjugating enzyme SCE1, whose translation MSGGIARGRLTEERKAWRKNHPHGFVAKPETLPDGSVNLMVWQCTIPGKTGTDWEGGFYPLALHFSEDYPSKPPKCKFPQGFFHPNVYPSGTVCLSILNEDSGWRPAITVKQILVGIQDLLDQPNPSDPAQTEGYHLFIQDATEYKKRVRQQSKLYPSII comes from the exons ATGTCTGGAGGGATTGCTCGCGGCCGTCTTACTGAGGAACGCAAAGCTTGGCGGAAGAATCATCCTCAT GGTTTCGTTGCTAAGCCAGAGACTCTACCTGATGGCTCGGTTAATCTAATGGTTTGGCAGTGCACTATTCCTGGAAAGACTGGG ACCGACTGGGAAGGGGGTTTCTACCCACTTGCGCTTCACTTTAGCGAAGACTATCCCAGCAAACCACCAAAATGTAAATTCCCCCAAGGATTCTTCCACCCTAATGTATATCCATCAGGAACTGTCTGCCTATCAATCCTCAATGAAGACAGT GGATGGAGACCAGCTATTACAGTTAAACAAATCCTTGTGGGTATTCAGGATTTGTTGGACCAGCCGAATCCTTCTGACCCTGCTCAGACTGAAGGGTACCATCTATTTATTCAG GATGCTACAGAGTACAAGAAGCGAGTCCGGCAGCAGTCCAAGCTTTACCCGTCCATTATTTAA